ACGGCGGACACGGTCGTGCGTGGCGCGTCGTTCCCGGAGCTTTGAAGGCGGCGGGCTCTCCACCTCGGCCCGGCAACGGCGGGTGTACGAACTCGGCGCGGTCCCTCCCGACCTCCGTCACGAGGGCGAACTTGGGCGCTTTCTGCGGCCTGAGCCCACCAAAGGAGGGGTGCGATGGCGTCGATAATGCCGGCGCGTCGGTGGGGTCGGCCGCTTCCTCCGGCCCTGGAGGTCCCGACGCGAGGGGACCGAGTGCCGGCCAGCCGCGGGGGGACAGTGCAGGCTACGCGCCGATGCCTGTGAGCGGGAGCATCCCGGTGTCCGGCGCCTCGGCCGGGGGTGCCATGAAGCGGGCGGGCCGCCCTGCGCGTCGCCCGGTGCGCTCACTGCGGGATCTACGGACGATGCTGGCAGACCGCGAGTTCGCGTCGATGCAGGACTTCGCCGTCGCTGCGGTGTTGGAGGCGGGGTATCCCGTCTCGGCGATTGCGCGTCTGTTCCGTGTGCCGTCCTGGCGCTTGGAAGAGTGGCTCCAGGCGGCCATCGCCGATCTCGACCATCCCGCCGCCCCCGCCGCTCGGCGCGACGAGGCTCCGGGGACGCGTGCGGCGCGGTAGCGACGCGCGCTCCGTCTTGTCCTCCACAGGTGGCGTGTTTACGACTTATCCACGGGTTTGAAACATCCCCTGATCTGGGGCTTCATCGGGCCGGGGAATGTCGGTGGCCCTGGCCAGAATGGGGGTATGACGACATCGAGGCTCCCCTTCGGCACGAGCGACGCTGACGCCGCCGTGCTGGCCGGGTTGGTGTCGACATCGCGGCAGGTGTTGGCGCAGAAGAACGCCGGTGATGCGGGCGAGGTCCGGTTCCTCGCCGACGCGGGAGCGTTCGCGCTGCGCCAAGCCGGGAAGAACTCCGTGCAGGCGAAGGAGATGGCGTTACGGTCCGTCGCGGCGGAGATCGCGGCGGCGTGGAACGACTCCGACCGGTCCGTGCTCTCCCGGATGAACCGGGCGATGACCCTCATCGACCACTACCCCGACACGTTCACCGCGTACGAGCAGGGCCGGATCCTCCGCCGGCACGTGGATCTGGTCGTGGAATGCGGCGCCCCGTTGGATGCGGAGGCGCGCGGGTTGTTGGATGCGGCCGCGGTCGTGCAGTGCGAACAGAACTCCCCCAACCGGGCGAGACCCCTGCTGCAGATGCTCGCGGAATCCCTGCAGCCCCGCACGCTCACCGATCGGCACCAGGACGCGAGGGAACACCGCCGCGTCCGCGTGCTGCCGCTCGAAGACGGGATGGCGGAACTGATCGTCACGCTCCCGGCCACGCTGGCACACGCGATCCTGGACCGGCTCACCCGGCAGGCCACCGCGGTGAAGGACGTCCGGGAACGCGCACGGGTGGCGGTCACGGCGCAGGAGGGTCTGCTCGGGGTGGATGACGAGCCGTCACCCGCGGAGGTCCTCGCGTCGGATGAGCGGACCACCGATCAGATCCGTGCCGACCTGCTCGCCGACATGCTCCTCACCACCACCCCCGGAACCGACCCGCACCTCGATGGTGACGGAGCGGGCGGACTCGGCGCGATCCGGGCAGTCGTGCAGGTCACCGTCCCCGTCCTCACCCTCCTCGGCGCGGGCGACGAACCGGCCGACCTCGCCGGAATGTCCCCCGTCGACGGGGCCACCGCCCGGAAACTCGCCGGGAACAGCGCGGGGCTGGACCGGATCCTGACCCATCCGATCACCGGGGCCGTGCTCGCCACCGACCGGTACCAGCCCATCGCCGACCTGAAACGATTCCTGCGCGGCAGAGACCACCGCTGCCGATTCCCCGGCTGCCGCATGCCCGCCATCCGCTCCGACGTCGACCACACCCGGGATTATGCCCACGGCGGACCCACCGACGCCGGCAACCTCGCCCACCTCTGCCGCGGACACCACACCCTCAAACACGCCACACCCTGGCGGGTCAGGCAACTGGCCGCCGGGATCCTGGAATGGACCTCCCCCGCCGGACACACCTACACCGACCACCCACCCGGACCCGCACTCCCCGGCGCCACCGCGGCATCCCTCGTCGGCACAGGCACCGGCAGACCGTCGGTCACCTTCACCCCCGACGGAGAACCACCACCCTTCTGAGCAGTCAGGCGGCCCGCCGCACTTCTGAACACCGCATCACGTCGGGCTTCCTGTCTCATTGGTTGGTACGCAGGCCCGCCTGCGCTCGCCGCAGCCAATACACTCACAATCACGAACGCCCGCCTCCGCCCCGAAGCGGAGAATGGCGGGGCACCTGTGGGGGACGACTACCGATGCGCACGAACTCGGCTGTGGACACCGGCGAACTCATCGTGAGGGAGCGACTACTCCGGCGATTCTGGGACGCAGAGGAAAACCTCACCCCCTTCGTGCTGCTCGTCTCTCCCGCCGGCTCCGGAAAGAGCACCCTGGCAGCTCAACTGATCGACTCGCCCTCGGTGGTCGGCACCCGCGTATACGTGACACATGCATCTGCGCGGCCCGACCGCTCGCTCTGGCGCACGCTCGCCGACGCCCTCGCGCAGAGGGAGGCCGCGCCACCGGTCCTCCACGAAGCAGACGCCCGCGAGCACGTGCGCCAGTTCGTCGGCGCGATGACGGAACCGACACTGCTCGTGATCGACGACTACCATCACGTCAGCAGCGTCGAGAACGACCGCGCCCTCCTGGAACTGAGTGGAACCAGCCCTCATCTCCGCCTCTGCGTGCTCGCGCGATCCGTGCACATCCTCGACGGCCCGCTCTACCGGCACCGTGTCCGCGTCATCACCCGGGAAGACCTCGCCTTCACGCCCGCTGAAGCGCGCGACCTCGCCGCACAGTGGGGCGTCGACGTTTCACCGGCCCTGACCGACGCGCTCGCTCAGGCCGGCGGATGGGCCATCGCCGTCACCGCCCTCCTCCGCTCCGCGCAGTCATCCGAGAGCTCCCCCGATCTGCGCGAGGGGAATGACGACCCGAGCCCACGACATTCGTCCACCCCCCACCCCGCGCTCCAGCGCCTCGCCGTCGACATCCTCGACGTCCTCGGCCAGCTCGACCCCGCCGCCCGGGGGCTCGTGCTCGCCGCATCCCTCGTCGACGGGCTCACCCTGAAGCACGCAGAAGAGGTCCTCGGAAGGCCGGCGGTCGCAACGCTGATGCACGTGAGAACGCTGCGAGAACTCGGGGTGATCACCGCGGTCGGGTCCACGCCCACCGAGACCTTCCATGTGCACCCGGCCGTGCGTGCCACCGTCGCCGCACAAGCCACCCGCGAAATCAGCTCGTCGAAGCGGCGGGCACTGGTGCTCCGCGCGACCCGGGACAGAGAACGCGGCACACCGCTCGACGCCTTCCGGGCATATCTTCGCTTCTCGTACCTGCCTGAGGCCGAGCGGGTCCTCGCAGCCAACTTCACCCTGATCACCGACCACCGTGCCACCTGCCTGGCCGCGCTCGATCCCCTGACGGACGACGATCTGTCCACGCACCCCACTCTTGCGGCAGCGCGGTTCTTCCTCGAGTTCGAACTCGCCACCGTCTCACCCAAACGCCTGTGGCACACATCACAGTTGTCCTACCGTGGCGCGCAGCGCCGACTCGAGATGAACCCGGACCCGGACGACCCGCTGTACCTCGCGCACCGCGCGCAGGTCATGGTGGGCGAGCGCGTGCGGGGCGACGCCCCCGCCGCCCTCGCCATCGCGAAAGAGATCGAGGCCCGGCTGAGCTCTCCCGCGGGACTCGTGGACGGCGATCCCGACGACGTTCCCTCCCACGGCCCGTACACCGACCCGGCCCTCCTCGCCGAGATCGCCTTCACCGCCTTCATGGGCGGAGACGCCGGCCTTGCCCGCCGCGCATGGCAGAAGCTGGCCACCCTGGTGGAACTCAGTCCCGGCTCTGAAGCGTCCGCATCCCGTGCCGGGATGACCCGCAGCACGGTGCGGCACGGCCCCTGGCTGCACGTGGCACTGAGCGGACTCGCTCTGGTCGAATCGAACGAAGGGGACTTCAGACAAGGCGCGGAGCTCCTCGCCCGATCCGATGACATACGTGAGGCACACGGTCCGGGCCCGGCCCTCGGATGGGTGAACGCAGAGGTCGTCCGCGCTCACCACGCCTATGAGTTCCGGCGACCTGACCTGCTCGCGCAGGCGGTCGCACGCATCTCCCCCTGGTACGACCGGATCGAGCAATGGCCGATGGTGATCATGGCCGAGGCCGAGAGCGTGCGTTACCAGCGCGGACCGGACTGGGCCCTGCCTCATCTGCGCGCGGCGGTGACTCAGGTCGAACGCGAGCGGCACGGCGTGGGCGTGTGGGGCGGTTACCTCGCCCTGTACCAGGCGATGCTCAACACGACGTCGGGGAACTTCGCGACGTCGAAGAGCATGATCGATTCCCTTCCGGCGAAGAACTCGTTCGTGCAGATCGAGCAGGCACGCCTCGCGCTGTTCCGTAGCGACGACGTGCGGGCGCTGCTGACCATCCAACGTCTGGGAACGGCCGCCCTGAACCTGCGGCAGCGGATCGATGCCCTGCTGATCGGAGCGGTGGCGGCATGGGGATGCGGACGCACCCAGGAGGCGTTCGTGTCGCTCCGCGATGCCGGTGAGCTCATCGAGCGGTGCGAGTTGTCGATGATGCTGCGGTCCGTCCCCTTCGACCCGCTCGTCGAGATCGCGGCGGCCGCGCGCGACGCCGGCGTCTGCGATATCACCACCCTGATCGACAGCGTCCCCGAGGCGGCGCGCTGCGTGCGGCGCGAAAGCCTCACGCACATGGAGCAACGTGCGCTCGAGTCGATGGCCACCCACCCCGCGCTGGCGGATGCGGCGCTCGCCCTCGACATCGCCCCTGCGACCGTGAAGCGCCACCGGCTGGCCGTGTATCGCAAGCTCCGGGTCGGTAGCCGCGAGGAGGCGATCTTGCAGGCCACGCGGATGGGGCTGCTGCCCGGCCACGGCAACTCGGGCTGAGCAGCGTCGCTCGGTCGGCGCGGGTGGGATCGCCACGACGACGGGCCCGGCTGTCATCGTTCCCCCCGTCGTGAAACGAGCCGCGCGTCGGCATAGCCCTGTCGCCAGACGTACCCGGTCACCACCGTCATCCCCGCGATGAGGTACACACTCCACCACGGGAATCCCGGGATGGTCGGGTCGCTCCCCACCGCCACGACATCCTCCGGCGGGGTGGGCAGCACCCGCTCCCCGGTGACGACGATGCGGTGCGAGTTGATCCCGAGCGGTGTGCAGGTCACGAGGGTGACGAGGTCCCGCCCGGGTTCAGCGCGCAGCGTGCCGGTGTCGGCGGGGTCGATGACCTCCTTCGTGCGCACCTCGTAAGTCAGCACCTCACCGAACACCTCCACGGTGAACCGATCGCCCACGTCCACGCCATCGAGGTCGGTGAACATGGTCGCGTTCGCGAGGCCGCGGTGAGCAGTGAGCACCGCGTGGGTCCCGCTTCCACCGACGGGCAGGTGCGAGCCCTCGAGGTGGCCCACGCCTTTCAACAGCACCTCATCGCTGGTGCCGTGGTAGATCGGCAGGTCGACGTCGATCTGCGGGATCCGCACCCGCGCCATCAGTCCCGCATCCGACGCCGTGAGCGTCCGGGAGTACTCCAGTGCGTCGTCGCTCGAGGTCCCGTCACCGACCGGGACGTTCGCGTTCGAGCCGAGCACGACGCCGGCGCTCAGGGCATCGTTGTAGGCATGCGCAGCGGCGAGCTGCTCCTCGGCAGTCGGGGTGACCCGTTCGAGGGAGCGCTCATAGTTGCGGAGGATCTGCGACTGGTTGTATTGCGACCACCAGGACGCGGTCATGGGATACAGACCCGCCCCGAGACCGGCGAGCGCGAAGAGCGCGACCGTGAGGGTCAGCACGCTCGGCCGCCACCGCCGGCCTCGCCCGCGCGAGCGGCGCGAGCGAGACCGACGCGTCTCGAGTTCTACGGTCACCGGATCAGGCCCGCATCCGTCGACGCTGGAGGATGAGCGCGGTGATCGCCATGATGCCGAACCCGCCGGTCAGTGCCCAGAACATCGACGTGCCCATGCCACCCGTCAGCGGC
The sequence above is a segment of the Microbacterium caowuchunii genome. Coding sequences within it:
- a CDS encoding HNH endonuclease signature motif containing protein, coding for MTTSRLPFGTSDADAAVLAGLVSTSRQVLAQKNAGDAGEVRFLADAGAFALRQAGKNSVQAKEMALRSVAAEIAAAWNDSDRSVLSRMNRAMTLIDHYPDTFTAYEQGRILRRHVDLVVECGAPLDAEARGLLDAAAVVQCEQNSPNRARPLLQMLAESLQPRTLTDRHQDAREHRRVRVLPLEDGMAELIVTLPATLAHAILDRLTRQATAVKDVRERARVAVTAQEGLLGVDDEPSPAEVLASDERTTDQIRADLLADMLLTTTPGTDPHLDGDGAGGLGAIRAVVQVTVPVLTLLGAGDEPADLAGMSPVDGATARKLAGNSAGLDRILTHPITGAVLATDRYQPIADLKRFLRGRDHRCRFPGCRMPAIRSDVDHTRDYAHGGPTDAGNLAHLCRGHHTLKHATPWRVRQLAAGILEWTSPAGHTYTDHPPGPALPGATAASLVGTGTGRPSVTFTPDGEPPPF
- a CDS encoding AAA family ATPase, translating into MRTNSAVDTGELIVRERLLRRFWDAEENLTPFVLLVSPAGSGKSTLAAQLIDSPSVVGTRVYVTHASARPDRSLWRTLADALAQREAAPPVLHEADAREHVRQFVGAMTEPTLLVIDDYHHVSSVENDRALLELSGTSPHLRLCVLARSVHILDGPLYRHRVRVITREDLAFTPAEARDLAAQWGVDVSPALTDALAQAGGWAIAVTALLRSAQSSESSPDLREGNDDPSPRHSSTPHPALQRLAVDILDVLGQLDPAARGLVLAASLVDGLTLKHAEEVLGRPAVATLMHVRTLRELGVITAVGSTPTETFHVHPAVRATVAAQATREISSSKRRALVLRATRDRERGTPLDAFRAYLRFSYLPEAERVLAANFTLITDHRATCLAALDPLTDDDLSTHPTLAAARFFLEFELATVSPKRLWHTSQLSYRGAQRRLEMNPDPDDPLYLAHRAQVMVGERVRGDAPAALAIAKEIEARLSSPAGLVDGDPDDVPSHGPYTDPALLAEIAFTAFMGGDAGLARRAWQKLATLVELSPGSEASASRAGMTRSTVRHGPWLHVALSGLALVESNEGDFRQGAELLARSDDIREAHGPGPALGWVNAEVVRAHHAYEFRRPDLLAQAVARISPWYDRIEQWPMVIMAEAESVRYQRGPDWALPHLRAAVTQVERERHGVGVWGGYLALYQAMLNTTSGNFATSKSMIDSLPAKNSFVQIEQARLALFRSDDVRALLTIQRLGTAALNLRQRIDALLIGAVAAWGCGRTQEAFVSLRDAGELIERCELSMMLRSVPFDPLVEIAAAARDAGVCDITTLIDSVPEAARCVRRESLTHMEQRALESMATHPALADAALALDIAPATVKRHRLAVYRKLRVGSREEAILQATRMGLLPGHGNSG
- a CDS encoding class C sortase produces the protein MLTLTVALFALAGLGAGLYPMTASWWSQYNQSQILRNYERSLERVTPTAEEQLAAAHAYNDALSAGVVLGSNANVPVGDGTSSDDALEYSRTLTASDAGLMARVRIPQIDVDLPIYHGTSDEVLLKGVGHLEGSHLPVGGSGTHAVLTAHRGLANATMFTDLDGVDVGDRFTVEVFGEVLTYEVRTKEVIDPADTGTLRAEPGRDLVTLVTCTPLGINSHRIVVTGERVLPTPPEDVVAVGSDPTIPGFPWWSVYLIAGMTVVTGYVWRQGYADARLVSRRGER